The segment CCTCTGTATGATGGACTCTATCAGTGGGCAGAACCGTAATGGTTAGGTGTAGTTGCCGTCTACAGGGGATTTCAGGGGATTCCGGTTAAGTTTTGAAGATGGCGTCCCTTTCTACCCATGTATACTGACATTCTTCTATTGGTCAACCGGATCAATCAGGGAAGCCGGGGGAGCTGGGGGAGCAATGTAGAGACGTGCCATGGCACGTCTGGAAGCTGGGGAAGCTGAGGGAGAAAGCTTATCCGAGCAGTATTGCCTCTCGCCTGACCAAGTGCAATAATGTTCAATTAACTTCCCCATCACTTCATCACCCCATCATCTCATCCCGTTTCCCCCGGTGGTGATGCGTCTGATACAGTGAACTGCTGTTCGAGTTGGCGATAGTGCGGTACGTCAATAAGCTGCTCAAATTCTGGGAAGGAGACGAGATTGGAAAAGCCTGCGGTAGTCGCTTGTTGGCGCAAATGACTCAAACAGTCCATCATGGCTTTAGTCGCGGCAAATAAGCCAGAGAGGGGATAGACGACGATTTTGAAGCCTAACGCCTGTAGTTGTTGACCCGACAGCACCGGAGTTTTGCCCCCTTCTATCATATTGGCAAACAGAGGCACATTAGGAAGTGCTGATGCGATCGCCTGTAAATCTTCAAGAGACTGGGGGGCTTCTATAAAGATGATATCTGCCCCAGCTTCATAATAGGCACGTCCGCGATTAATCGCTTCGTCGAGTCCCAAGGGCGCACGGGCGTCAGTACGGGCAATAATCACTAATTCACTTTTACCACGGGCGTGAACAGCGGCGCGGATTTTCTGGATATGATCGGCGGCGGGAATTACTCGTTTTCCGGCAAAATGACCGCATTTCTTGGGCAACTCTTGATCTTCTAAGATAATTCCGGCAATACCGAGTCTAACGATATCGGTGACGGTACGAATGACATTGAGGGGATTTCCGTACCCGGTATCAATATCAGCGATAAGGGGAATGGTGACGGATTCAGCAATTTTTCCGGCGCTATTCAGCATTTCGGTAGCGGTGA is part of the Coleofasciculus chthonoplastes PCC 7420 genome and harbors:
- a CDS encoding isocitrate lyase/PEP mutase family protein translates to MTQKFRQLLQQPETLILPGVYDCISAKLAERIGFEAIFTSGFGISGSTLGKPDYGFLTATEMLNSAGKIAESVTIPLIADIDTGYGNPLNVIRTVTDIVRLGIAGIILEDQELPKKCGHFAGKRVIPAADHIQKIRAAVHARGKSELVIIARTDARAPLGLDEAINRGRAYYEAGADIIFIEAPQSLEDLQAIASALPNVPLFANMIEGGKTPVLSGQQLQALGFKIVVYPLSGLFAATKAMMDCLSHLRQQATTAGFSNLVSFPEFEQLIDVPHYRQLEQQFTVSDASPPGETG